Sequence from the Pararhodobacter sp. genome:
TCGACAAGACAGCGCGTCTCGAAGGCATCACCGGGATCGCTCAACGGAGTACGGGCGAGCGAAAACGCTCTGAGCTTATTCTCGGCAATGACCAACAAGAGGCTCGCCAGTCCCTGATTCCACAGTGCGCCGTGAAGGTCGATTATCCTCGCACGGTCGTATTGATCGGCTTCGAGGATCGCGACAGTTGGGACACCTTGGACGCAGAAAACTGCAGATACGCCCATTTCGGTCAGGGCGGCGCGGATGGCCGCCGCATGCGGCACGTCGCTGACGCTCTCGGCTGACTCGTAGAGTTCGGGTGCGCGTCGGCGTGTCAGCCCCAAACGATCCTTCCACTCCGGTGCCAACGTGGATCGCACGATATCTGTCATGCTCGTTTACCGCTGCGTTCCGGCCTCATGGGCAATGAAGTCGGCGGAAACTTCAGATTGCCTTGGACTTGATCGACTTCAGTTGCCGTAAGCGTCACGCGCAGACGCGCAATGATGGGTGCACATGGAACACAGATTGTTGACACGTCCCATAGGCGGCCTTGGACAGAACTTACGTTGACTAAGGAGAAGCTATCGGCATCAATCAAGCACACACAGTCTTCAAGCGAGAGCCAAGACTTTCCTCGGCATTCCGTGAAGAGTTGATCGAAACGGTCGCTCGCTGTTCCCACACGCATACCGAAATCCCTGATCAACTCAGCCATGATCGCCAAACAAACGACTTCACCGGGTGTGAAGCTCGGCGCATGACCTCTGTGCGCAGCCAACGCCGGGATGGCTTCCCGCCACGTTCGAAAGGCGTCCACAGAAATGGACAGGAGTTCACGGATCTGGCTCTGAGTGTAACGCATGGCACCACATTATCCGGGAATTATGCCCAAAGCAATCCGGGGTAAGCCCCCGGATTGTTCATGGTGTGTTCTTTTCGTCCTTCTTCAACGGTGCGTGGCCGCATCACTCAACATGATGATTGAACGACCAAAAAACCTTGTTCATCGTGAAAGAACTGTATGACCTCACCCCCCCAGCCGCTTCGCCCTCTCGGCCATCCGTACCACCTGCGCGCTTGCGGTTGCCGCGGCGCTCCGCACGGCGCCAGGCGTCTGCACCGCACCCCGCCCGATCGCCTCACCCGTCGTCAGTGCGCCGATCCTCGCCCGGCCCTGCACACCAGAGGTGTTCATTAGCCCCCGCAACACCCCTGCTGACCCGCTGACGATTGCAGGTGCTGCAGCCACCATCAGGTTCCCCGAGATCCCCCGCACGATCAGCGGCGTTGCTGCGACGAAGCCCTTGGCCAGGAACACCATCACGAAGAACGGCACCAGCGAGCCGATGTTGGTGGCCGAGTTCGGGTCGCCGAGCTGGGCCAAGAGCGAATTCGCCATGCCGACGACGGTCGAGAACATGGCGGCGATGACGATGGGGTAGAAGGCGTAGCTGATCGTCGTCGAGACCCATCTGTGGAAGAAATCCTTGGTCGCATCGAAGAGCGACAGGGCGATCATGATCGGCGCAAGACCGAGCATCAGTGTCAGCATCATCTTGGCGAAGATGAGGACGATGCCGGTCATGAAGCCAAGGAGGCTCAGGAGCACCAGACCGATGCCGCCGAGTATCGCGCCAGTCATCCAGTTCAGGTTGTTGCCGATCGCGTTCAGGTACTGGCTGAACTCCGTGATGAGATCATCGAACTCGGCGGCAAAGTACGTGGCCCCTGCCCCGCCGCCACCGACCGAAGAGATCAGGGCCCCGGCGACGTAGTCGAGCCCGCCGATCACGGCATTGGCGACCGCGTTGAAGTTGGCCCAGTTGAAGGCAAAGAGACCTATAAGCGTCAGCTTGATCAGGTACCAGAAGAAGCTGGCCCCATCCATGCTGCGGAACTGGAAGGCCATGTTGATACAGACGCCGATCAGCGAGAGCGTGACCATCAGCAGGACGATCGTGCCGGTATTGCTGGCCACAGCCCCGAACTGGGACTCTGCCGCATCGGCAAGGAAGCCGTCGGCCGTTCCGACCATCCAGCTGACGATGCTCATTACCAGTTGCCTTGCGTTTCGCAGATATCCTGGACGTCGCGGGCAATCTGGTTCTGCTCGTTCCGAATGGCCAGCCGAGCTTGAGTATGCTCCGCCTGAGTGCTTGTCGCGAACCGTTCCTCGTACTCGGCGGAGGCCGCATCCCATGACGGGAAGCGGACATCACAGCCGCAGTCGCCAGTTTCCTTGATCGCCTCCCAGGACCGCAACTCATAGAGCCGCATCAACGTCAGCGCCTCGTAGGCCTCGCGCGGGTGAACCTCGTCCATCCAGGTCGGCCGTGCGGGCCGGTCGTTGCAGATCCGGTATTGCTGGGGCGCGATGGTCACGGTGAGATCATTCGTGACCTGAGGCGAGGTCTGCGCCGCGAGCGGCGCGGCCAGCAGGGTGACAGCTGCGGCGAGGGTGATCTTGCGCATGGGGATTTCCTTTCGGTTCATTTGGCCGCGACCGTGGGGCGCTTCGTGCCCTCGGTCGGACCCTTGTTCTGGTCTGGATGTCTTGCCTGCCCGGGCAGGAAGAACTCGGTGATGCCGCGGGCGCCGTCGTGGCGGCCCGCCTGGATGATCACGTCGATGGAGCCCTCGATGTAGTCGACCATGTCGGCATAGGTCATCGGCACATCGGTTTTCAGGGCCGCGATGGCGAGGCGGCGGACGGCCAGTTGCGGGGTCTCGGCATGCAGGGTGGTGAGCGAACCGCCATGGCCGGTGTTGATCGCCTCGAGGAAGGTCATGGCCTCCCGCCCCCGAACCTCACCCAGCACGATCCGATCAGGCCGCATGCGTAAGGTCGAGGCCAGAAGCACATCGGCGCTGCGGGCATCCGTGTCCCGGTCCGCAATCAGCGTCACGGCATTCGGCTGTTCAGGGCGCAGTTCCGCCGCCTCCTCAATGGTGATGATCCGCTCCTCGGGTGGGATCAGCGAAAGGATCTTGCGCGCCGCGACTGTCTTGCCGGTCGAGGTGCCGCCTGAAACGATCATGTTGAGCTTGTTCTCGACGCAGAAGCGCAGGGCGGCATCGATGTCGCCGGAGGCCACCACATCGCGGAGCGCAGCGTTCCGTTCGCGGCGCAGACCTTCGAGGCTGCGCTCCTTGCCATAGAGGAAGCCAAGCTTGATGGCCTCCAGTGGCAGGGAGGAGAAGAACCGTAGCGAGATGGAGAAGCCGCCCTCGACGGCAGGAGGCTGGATCACCTGCGCCCGGATCGGACGAGCCCGGTAGAGGATCGAGACCGAGACGATGGGTTTCTTGGTGCTGAGCGTGGTCGAGGCGGCCGAGGCGATCTGATTGCCGAGGTCCTTGATCTCGGTCTGGGTCAGCGGCGTACCGAGGCCGCGCATGAAATGATCGCCCTGGAATTCGCCCCAGACGTGGCCGTCGGGGTTGATGCAGATCTCGATCGTGTCGTCGCGCTGCACGGGCGCGCCAAGCCGGTCGAGCGAGGCTTCGAGATAGCTCGCTGCCATGTCAGAAAATCTCCAGATCGCGGTCGACCATGACTGTGATCCGGGTGCCCTGGTCGACATGGATCACGGGCCGGATCGCCAGATAGTCCTGCATGACGCTTTGGGTACTGTCGCGCAGGTCCGTGCCGACGTCGCTCGCGATGTCGGCGGCAGCCTCATCCTCGATTTGTCCGGCGGCGGCTGCGGGCAAGGCCCCGATCAGCGAGATCAGCGCGGCGGAGCCGAAGCGCTGCGCAAAACGGGTGTCAACAAACCCGGTGGTACCGGTGCGGCCGAGCTCGTCTCCGCCAAAAGCGCTGATTTCCACGGTCTGGTTGTCGGGCAGGATGATGCGGTCCCAGGCCACCATCACCCGCGACTGCGCGAGCGCCACATCGGAGCGATAGCGCCCCACAAGGCGCGCGCCGCGCGGGATCAGGACGCGCGTACCGTCGAAGGAATGAACGTCCTCGGAGACGATGGCGCGGATTGCACCAGGCAGCGTGCTGTCCAGTGCCGTCTCGGTCACGGCCTGGATCATCGTGCCTTGCACGACGGTGTTGCCAGGGTTCACGATCACCTCGGCCCGCGTCACCGGGGCGGGCCTTGCGCCTGCGCGCACGAAGGCTTCGTCCTCATTCAGGCGCGCGGCCTCGATGCTGTTCTCCCGGTCGGTCCCTGCCCCGATCCCGGAAAACGCGATCATGGGCGAGGCGATGCGTTCGGCCCGCGCCTCGGCCTCCGCGATCCGGCGGCGTTCAAGTTCCGCCAGACGCAAATCCTCCTCGTTCGGTCCGAGGTCCGTCGGCGCAGGCGGTGTCAGCCGCGCGACCTCGAGGTCCATGCGCAGCTGGTCAAGCTCGCGATCGCGTTCGGTCAATTGCCGTTCGAGTGCTCGCTGCGCCTCGGTCGAGGCCTCCTGCAGCGCCGCGATCTGCGCCGTAAGATCGGCGATGGCCTGCTCCGCGCCGCTGTCCGATGCCTCGACGGGCCGCGCGCGCAGGTCTTCGAGTTCCGCGCGCAGCGTGGCGAGGCTTTCCATCAGCGCCAGTTCTGACGCGGAGGGGCCGGTCTCGGCCGGCGCCGGTGCAGACTCTACCACGGGCATGGGCGCGAGGTCACCGAAGCCCGATCCTGTCGTCTGGAACTCTTCGGGGGCGGCGGTCGGCAGGGGCGCTTCTGGCGATGGCTGCAGGGCCGCCCAGGCCAAGCCGCCCACGGCCACGATCCCGGCCACACCGAGGATGGCGGCCAGCGGGGAGGGCCGTGCGGCACCGCGCTTCTTGTCGCCCGTTGCTTCAAGCGCCGCGAGGCGCGCGACGAGGTCTTCGGTATCCTGGCTCATGATGTGGGCCCACCCATATCCTGAACACAGACCTCGTCTTCGCCGAGGCGCAGGACCCATTGGCGATTGACGCCCGAGACGCGGATGACACCATCCTCGAGTGCCGTGCTGTTCACCGCCCGCTCGCCGCCATTGGCATAGCGGAAGATCGCCGGGACCGGCGCGTTTCGCGCGAAGCGGAAATAGGTGAAGGTGCCGTCATCCCAGACGGCCGTCGGTGTGAACTCCTCTTGGGCGCTGACGGCGTAGTTTGCATTCGGCGCATCAGCGGCAACCGCGCGGGCCGGTTGTGCGCGGCTCTCGGGGTAGCGGAACTGAACCACGTAATGCGGGGTCTCCCGCGCCTCGACGACGTGGAAATAGTAGGAACGGCGGTTCGTGTAGACCGTGATGTTGGTGGCCACACCCGAGGCGGCGGGCTTGATCGCGAAGGCGCGTCCGCCCGGCACGCCGTCGAACTGGAAGCCCACCGTGTCGCCCGCGATGATCGAGCGGATAGTCTCGCCCTCGCCGAATTCGACGGTGGTGACCCGGGTCAGGGTGGTGACGATCCGGTAGACCTCCCCCTCGGTCCAGCTCGCGATCCGGACGCGGTTGTCATGGGGGCCAGCGCGCGGCGTGGTCTCGGCCGAGGCTGGGAGTGAAGTGAGCGCCAGGGCACTTGCGACCAGCAGGGCGTGCATGGAAGTACGGACGAAAACAGAGGTCATTCGGAACGGTCCGATCGGATGGCATATTGGGTGACGGTGAAGCCGAAGGGGTTTTGCCAGACGTCGTCGATCGTGCGGGTCCGTTCGGGTTGGAAGGCAAACATCAGTGTTGCAGTGAACGACCCGTCCTGCGCCCCTTGCGGGCTCGTCAGGCGCTTTCTGAGGCGCACCTGCGCGCGGTTCTCGCCGATGAGCGTGATCGAGGCGATCTCGACGGCCATCTCTGCGGCTGGGCCGTAGCGGGTCGGCGGGTAGCTCTCCTGCCCCGAGGTCCACATGGCGCGCATGCTGGCCTCGGCAGCACCGCTGGATTGCGCCAACACACGGCGCACGCGTAGATCGTTGTCGAGCTGGTTGTACGCCTCGCGATCCAGAATGTAGCGATAGATCTGCGCCTCGATGATGGCCGGGCGCTCGGCAAGCGATACCGTCTCAACCGTTGCATTCGGCAGGGCCAGACCCGTGGCGGGATCATAGGGCACGACGACCGGTGGGGGCGTCTCGACCATCAGGGCGACAGCAGCGGCCGCAAGGCAGCCGAAAACGCCGAAGCCTGCCCCGCCAAGGCCGATCATCCGCCAGAGCTGCTCCCGGCGCAGTGCGCCGTGGATCAGCTCCTCTTCGACCAGTTCGCGCGCGCTCATGCCAGCCGTCATATCTGGAGCCTTGCTCATGGCGCGAGGCTCGGCAGGGTGAAGTCCATATAGCGGCGCTCTTCGGCGACGGTGGCGGCATCCACCACCCCGGCGTTCCCTGCGCCGAGGGTCTGGATGGCTTCAAGTTCCCACATCCGAGTCATGGCGATGGCCAGTTCCGCGGTGACGCGGGTGTTGTGGTCCATCGATGCCTTCAGGTCCTCCATGTCGGGGATCATCGCGACAAGCTGTTCGACGCGTTCGAGTGACTGGGCCGCCTCGGAATGGCTGTTCTGGGCGGCCGCCGACATCACAGCACCGGTCGTGGCGCGGGTGGCGACACCTTCGGCCCCAGGATTGCCGCTAGTGGCGATCTCGCGCAGCGAGTCCTCGTCGAAGCCAGCACTGGCAAGCGCCTGTTTCATCTGCGTGCGCAGAGGCCCCGCGTTGGGGCCGATCAGGCTCGACCAGTCGCCCGCCTGGATGCCCCGGATCAGACCAGGGATATCTTCGAAGTTGGCCTGCAAGAGGCCGTCGAGGTCGCCGCCCATGGCGAGACCCAGAATGCTACGCGGCCCGGTCAGCGAGGCATACATCTCCTCGAGCTGATCGAACTGCTGCTGCAGGAGGTCGAGCTGTGCCAGCGCATTGTCCAGAAGATCGGTCTGGATCCCGAAATCTTGCAGCATCTGCTGAAGCTGGCGGATTTCCTGGGCGATGTTCTGGGTATCGACCGTGGGCACGCCCTGTGACGCGACGGGACCTGCAAAAGCGAGGCCAAGCGCAAGTGTCGCGGCACCGGTGGCAAGGGAACGGGACATGCGCTTGATCATCGCAAACTCTCCAAGGTGAAATCCATGAACTGCCGCTCGGCGGCTTGGGCCGCGGCCATGGCGAGTTGCTCCTCGCTCAGCGGCTGGGTCTGGGCGGCCTTGATCCGGGTGCGGATCGCGACGAGCCGGGCAAGTTCGGCGCGCGCATAGGTATTGAGCGCGATGGCCTCGTGCAGGTCTTCAGTCTCGCCGATGCGGCGGATGATGTCCTGAACCCGCAGGGCTGCGGCCTGGACCGAGACCAGCGAATAGTCGCCATAGACGCCTGCGCCATGAGCCGAGAGGCTGAAGCTCGCATTCGCCAGAAGGACCGGATCGATCGTGCCGAGCGCATCGATCCCGCCCACGGCGGCGAGGTAGCTGTTGTACTGCTGCGGTATCACCACCACGTAGTGCTGGGTCTCTGCAAAGGGCGGGACGCCGCCGTAGTCCTGCACGTTGCCAGGGCCTGCGTTGTAAGCGGCCAGCGCATGGATGATGTTGCCATCGAACATGTTCAGCATCTGCGCGAGGTAACGCGCACCGCCTGTGACCTGCAGGTACGGGTCGTCGTAGTAGGCCGGGTTGATGCCAAGATCGCTAGCGGTAGCGGGCATGATCTGCGTCAGCCCGAAAGCCCCAACGGGGGAGCGTGCCCCGATCTGGAAGCGGCTTTCCTGCCAGATCAGGGCCTGCAAAAGGCAGCGCCACTGGACCAGTGACAGCCCTGCGCGGCTTACGCCTGGCAGGCTATGCGTGTCGCGCGCGGCGCGGATAATCAGCTCCTCGATCCCTTCCCGGGCATCGCCAAACATCCGGGCTGCAGCCGGATTGTTGTCCTCGGGCGCGTAGAGGCTGGCGGCTGCGCTTTCGACGTCGCCAACAGCCCCCTGCCCCGCCTCGAGCCCGGCCACGGTGCCTGCGACATCGCCGGAGCCGAGGGACATGGCATCCACCAATCCTTCGAGGGAGGCGAGTTGCTCGCGTTCGATCTCGGCCAGCTCCTCCTCGCGGGTCAGCCGGTCCTGCTGCAGCGCCAGATCCTGATCGGTCTGCCCGAGGATTGCCTGCCGCTCTGCGAAGAGGCGCAGGTCGAAAGTCGGCACGCCTTGGGCGTTGGCTGGCCCCGCAGCGGGACCAGCCAGCGCCAGGCTGACCATCGAGAGGGGAAGCCAAGTCCGCATTGGCTCAGCCGCCCGCCCCCAGCATCACGAAATCGCAGGTCGTGTCGCGCCGCGTGACTTCCGTTCCCATGGTCGAGATCGTGGTCGTGGCAGTGGCACCTCTTGCGGGTGCATCGCGAAAGTTGAAGCAGTTGGCCTGCGCGGGATTATGCTGCGCGCATGCTGTCAGGGTCAGGCCGAGGCCAAGCAGCACAACGTTGCGGATTATGGAACGGGTCATGTCACTCTCCAGAAATCAGGGCGGTCACGGTAATCCGGGCCGACAAGGGCCTCGCCCTTCTCCATGCCGCCAAGGATGGTCACGAGGGGGCCGAGCGCGCTGAGATCGGCGTCGATCACCATCGCGCCCCGGTCATCGCGCACGAGCGCAAGCCGCGAGACGGAGCCGACGCCCAGAAGCACGTCGAGTTCTTTGTCGCTGAGGCCCAGCATCGCGTAGTCTGCGGCTGAGGCGCGGATGTTGGGCAGGAGCACCTGCGTTGGCACGGCTTCCACGATGGTCTTGCCGGTCCGGGTCCGCTCGAGCTGGCTGGCATATTGAGTCATCATCACGACGACCGCGTTCTGCTTGCGCGCCGTCACCAGCCAGTTCGAGAGCCGCTCCGCGAAATACGCGTTGTCCAGCGCCTTCCAGGCTTCGTCGATGACGATGATCGTGGGCTTGCGGTCCTCGATCACCCGTTCGACCCGGCGGAAGAGATAGGAGAGGACCGCCATGCGTTCCCGCTCGCTCTCGGAATCGAGGATGCCGGTCAGATCAAAGCCCGCGACGTCCGCGTCGGTGCGGCCCCCGATCTGGAACGTATCGACCGTGTTCGCCCCAAAGATCCAGCCGTAGCGGCCATCGGCCGTCCATTCCTGCATCCGCTCGAAGAGATCGCCCTCGTCGTCGGTCGAGACGAGGAGTGAGGCGAAGTCGGACCAGTTGCGCAGCCCCGCGTTCCCCGCACTGGCGTTCTGGCGCACGACCTCCTGCAGGCGGTTGGTCTGCACCGGGGTCAGCGGCCGGTCGCGGCGCTCGAGGAGGCTTGCGAGCCAATCGGCAAGCCAAGCCTGACCGCGGGCGTCGATTTCGGTCTGCAGGGGATTGAGCCCCGTGGGGCGGCCGGCCCGCACGGTCGAATAGCTGCCGCCTAGCGCGCGGACGGCCATTTCCATGCCGGCGCGATAGTCGAAGACGAAGACCCGCGCACCTGCTCGCCGTGCCATGGTCATCAGGAAAGCCGCCAGCACGGATTTGCCCGAGCCGGGGCGCCCTAGGATCAGGGTGTGGCCACCGGTAGGCTCGCGATCCGGTGCGCCCTGTTCGTGGAAGTTGAAGCGAAAGCCGCTGCGCTCGGGCGTCGGGAAGAGTGTGATCGGCACGCCCCACGGCACTTCCCTACCAGTCTTGCCAAGCGGTGTGCGGTGAAAGGTGGCGAGATCGGCGAAGTTGTGGTTCGTGATCGCTGCCTTGCGGCTTCGCGCCCCGGTATTGCCGGGATGTTGCGCCATGAAATGCGCCCGCGCCCCGAAGGCCTCCGAGATCAGGTTGATGCCGGAGGTGGCAGAGATGTTGCGGATTTCGGCTGCGATATCGTCAAGTGCGGCTTGGCTGCGCGCATAGACGGCCACCGTCATGTGGTGCTCGCCGAAGATCAGGCGTTTGGATTCCAGATCGTCCTGGGCGAGTTCCAACTCCTGAGCGAGGCTGACGGCCCCGTCGTTGGCCGCCTGCATCAGGCGCAACTGCCGCTTGATGCGTCCCGCCATGATGTTGGCGTTGATCGGCACGAAAGAGTGCGTGACCACCATGTCGACGGGCAGGTTCAGCTCGTCGAGCATCAGGCTGTCGGTCTTGGCGGGGTAGTTCTTCACCGCGAAGATCGCGCCGAGCTTGTCGCCTACGGCACCGTCGGAAAGCGCGATGGTCGTGCCGCGAAAAGTCACCCGGGTATTGGCCACGTCCTCGGCGATCACGCCCAAACGCGACCGCGGGAAGAGCGGGTGCTCTTCTCCGGTGTTGAGCGAGCCGAGGAAGCCCAGAAGTTCGCCGCTGCTGGCGGCCAGCAGGCGCGGCTTCAGCTCGTCGAAGGACGACAGGAGAAACCCGACGACCTCGTCGAGCTTGCGCAAGCGGCGGGTTGTGTCCGCTGCATGTCGCGCACGCGACGCCCCCAGACCGAAGGGCAAACGGCTCCCCGCCTCGGGGCGCTTCAGGACCGTCAGGGTCAGCGTCTTGTCGCGCAGGCCGGATTGACCCAGATGCGCGCGCCAGCGCTGGTCCACGGCGGCGGCGAACCCCTCGCCCGGGATGGACGGCAGGGTCACGTCGACCGCTTTCGAGACCTTGTGCAGGTAGAAGGAAAACTCCGTCCCTACCTGCGCGACGATCCCGGCAAGAAGCCCGCCGATCCGGTCGAGATGGGCGTCCTCGCTCGTGGTGCTGTTCACCCCTTCGAGCCGGATGCATTGCATCAGTTCGTTACCGCGCGTCCGGATCGTCCGGTCGGTGACAAGGCTCACATAGGGCAGCATCGACGAGAGCCGCTTCTCGCCCTTGACCCATGCCGGCAGCGCGGTCAGCGGGTCGAGGGCGTCGGCCACGTCACGGCCAAGTCCATCACGGGGCATAGCTGTCGCCCCCGTGGAGCTTGCGGTTCGCCGTGGGTGGGGTTTCCTGCAAGGTGATCACCAGGACGTCGAGGAAGTTCGGATCCCAGTCCGCGGCTTTCCAAAGCGCCGGCCAAGCCAGCCCCGCGAAGACGGCCACCACCCAGCTCTGCACCCAGAGGAACAGGAGCGTCGAGCCGAAGAGCCAGACCATTGCGTACATGATCGGCAAGCCCATCAGCTTGGGCGGCCTGAGAAGGCCAATGAACACGCGGGACTGGTCAGACATCAGTTTTGCTCAGGTCGTCCAGATGGCGGCGACGATGGTGGGCGCTGCGGCGATGCCCGCGATTGCGACCACGACCCAGAGCGCCTGGCGGAAGTCGAGGATGCCGAAGAGCCAGGAGAGGAACACACCGATCAGCGCCAGTGTCCCGATCACGATGCCCAAGGGGCCGGTGATCGCATCGACGATGCCCTGCAGAAGCGTCTGCACGGGTGACAGGTCAATGCTTTGGGCCAGCGCCGGGCCAGCCAGCACGATGAGGGCGGTTGCGCCGAGCGCGACAAGGGCCCGCGTGCGGAGCACGCTTTGAAGATTCTTGGACGTCACGAAAGGTCTCCTCTCAGCCGCTGGAACACGGCTGTCACACGGGCCACATGGCCTTGGGTTTCTCGAAAGGGGGGAATGCCGCCATGGCGGGTGACCGCATGGGGACCGGCATTGTAGGCCGCGAGCGCCAGCGCGGGATCGCCGAACTGCTCGAGCATCATCAGCAGGTAACGCGCCGAGCCATCGAGGTTTTGGGCGATGTCATGAGGGTCAACGCCGAGATCGCGCGCGGTGTCGGGCATCAGCTGGCCGAGCCCGATAGCCCCGACAGGGCTTAAGGCGCCGGGGTTGTAGGCGCTCTCGACCTCGATATTGGCGCGGTAGAACAGCGCCCAATCGCTGACTGACAGACCCGCCTGACGCAGGGCGCCATGGCTGCCGTAGCGCAGCGCCGTGGTCTCGATGGCGTGGAGGATTTCGGGGGAGGCGCGGACGGCACGCGGGGCGACCGCTGCGGCAGCTGTCACATCTCTCAGGGGAGCATCATCCCTATGGGACTGCGGTGCTGCAAAGAGAAAGAGGCGATCTGTAAGGGGCCCATTCTGGGCGTCTTCGTCACCGGTGAACGAGCGCAGGGTGCTCGTGGCATCAGTTGTGTCGATCAGTCGACCATCGGGACTGACCTGGAAGATGAAACCGTCGGCAAGGGCCAAGGGTGCGGAACAAACACCTGTACCCAGTGCAACGACGAGCGCAAACGCGCGGTCAGTTGTCCTTGACCAGAACCGGGCCGGTCCGCGGCTCGGACGTGCGTCCGGGTGCTGCGTGGCGCTCGCGGGCACCCTCGACAAGCGGGATGCTGGCGGTCGTGCAGCCCATGTCGGCAAGGAAGCTGACAAGGCCGACGATGGTCTTGAAATCGCGCAGCTTGAGGACGCTGCGGCTCGTGACGAGCATCTTGTCGTCCCCCCCATCCGGGGCAACCGCCCGGATGACCCAGGCGCCGTACCAGCTGTTGTGGCGCTTCTCGGCGCCTTCCTTGCAGACCACCTCGATGAGATAGCCTTCGGCAAGGAGTCCGCGCAGCCCGTCTTCTGTAACCACATTCGGTGCTTCTTCTAT
This genomic interval carries:
- a CDS encoding lytic transglycosylase domain-containing protein, with the translated sequence MPASATQHPDARPSRGPARFWSRTTDRAFALVVALGTGVCSAPLALADGFIFQVSPDGRLIDTTDATSTLRSFTGDEDAQNGPLTDRLFLFAAPQSHRDDAPLRDVTAAAAVAPRAVRASPEILHAIETTALRYGSHGALRQAGLSVSDWALFYRANIEVESAYNPGALSPVGAIGLGQLMPDTARDLGVDPHDIAQNLDGSARYLLMMLEQFGDPALALAAYNAGPHAVTRHGGIPPFRETQGHVARVTAVFQRLRGDLS
- a CDS encoding type IV secretion system protein VirB3, whose translation is MSDQSRVFIGLLRPPKLMGLPIMYAMVWLFGSTLLFLWVQSWVVAVFAGLAWPALWKAADWDPNFLDVLVITLQETPPTANRKLHGGDSYAP
- a CDS encoding TrbC/VirB2 family protein, translated to MLRTRALVALGATALIVLAGPALAQSIDLSPVQTLLQGIVDAITGPLGIVIGTLALIGVFLSWLFGILDFRQALWVVVAIAGIAAAPTIVAAIWTT